The Desulfomicrobium escambiense DSM 10707 genomic sequence TGCGGCGATCTCCTTCATGACCTCGATTTCAAGGTCCCGTTCCGCAAGGATCTTCTTTAGCCGCGTGTTCTCTTGTTCCAGCAGGCGCAGCCGCTTCACGTCATCGGCGGACATGCCGGCAAATCGCTGGCGCCACGTATAGATCGTCTGCTCGCTGATTCCATGCTTCTTGGCTACCTGGGCCACCGGGCTGCGGTCAGCTTCGCGCAGGATGCCCACCATCTGCTCTTCGGAAAATCGTCCCTTTTTCATCTGTCCCCTCGTGGTTGAGGGGGAAACCTATCTCAAGTTTCGACTGGTCTGAAAAGAGCCGGGCAGGTCAACGGCAGCGGAGTTGCGGCCTGATTTTGACGAGATAACCAGAAAGGAAACGGGTGGAGCATGAAGCAGTATGATGTCATCGTTGTTGGCGGTGGACCGGCGGGCGGCGGGGTGGCCGCACCTTTGGCGCGGGCGGGGAAGAAGGTCGCGATGAT encodes the following:
- a CDS encoding transposase, encoding MKKGRFSEEQMVGILREADRSPVAQVAKKHGISEQTIYTWRQRFAGMSADDVKRLRLLEQENTRLKKILAERDLEIEVMKEIAA